The following proteins come from a genomic window of Deinococcus depolymerans:
- a CDS encoding nicotinate phosphoribosyltransferase has translation MMQGYFVSGLHTQDATFDLSFRRAPYRGGYAVWAGLEPALEYLSGLQFRETDLAYLGGLGVFRPDFLAALRDWRFTARVTAFPEGRAVFPHEPLLTVSGPLWEAQLVETALLNILNFQTLIATKAARCLRAAQAGAPGSEIVEFGARRAQGPDGALGAARAAVIGGATGTSNVEAAARYGLRVTGTHAHAWVESFPDELSAFRAYAALYPDATTLLLDTFDTLRSGLPNALTVARELRSAGHELRGVRLDSGDLAYLSARVRETLDGAGFPDVRIVASNDLSEDVIESVIRGGGRVDVYGIGTQLVTGGGDGGGALGGVYKLVALGGQDRMKLTGDPAKTSVPGRKRVWRARDGTGRYALDVVTGDDEAAPRSGERVSDPGNPLRSRRVPDGLTWEDPRVVVMDAGRRTRPPEPLPDLQARTQAELRRLPDGTRRLLNPHAYHVSLSAALQGRRDALIAALRDRHGL, from the coding sequence ATGATGCAGGGGTACTTCGTGTCGGGCCTGCACACGCAGGACGCCACCTTCGACCTGTCGTTCCGCCGCGCCCCCTACCGGGGCGGGTACGCCGTGTGGGCCGGACTGGAACCCGCCCTGGAGTACCTGAGCGGCCTGCAGTTCCGCGAGACGGACCTCGCGTACCTGGGCGGCCTGGGCGTGTTCCGCCCGGACTTCCTGGCGGCGCTGCGCGACTGGCGCTTCACGGCCCGGGTCACCGCGTTCCCGGAGGGCCGCGCGGTCTTCCCGCACGAGCCGCTCCTGACCGTGAGCGGCCCGCTGTGGGAGGCGCAACTGGTCGAGACGGCACTCCTGAACATCCTGAACTTCCAGACCCTGATCGCCACCAAGGCGGCCCGCTGCCTGCGCGCCGCGCAGGCCGGAGCGCCCGGAAGCGAGATCGTGGAGTTCGGCGCGCGCCGCGCCCAGGGACCCGACGGCGCACTCGGCGCGGCCCGCGCCGCCGTGATCGGCGGGGCGACCGGCACCAGCAACGTGGAGGCCGCCGCCCGCTACGGCCTGCGCGTGACCGGCACGCACGCGCACGCCTGGGTGGAGAGCTTCCCGGACGAACTGAGCGCCTTCCGTGCCTACGCCGCGCTGTACCCGGACGCCACCACGCTGCTGCTCGACACCTTCGACACGCTGCGCAGCGGCCTGCCCAACGCCCTGACCGTCGCGCGGGAACTGCGTTCTGCCGGGCACGAACTGCGCGGCGTGCGGCTCGACAGCGGCGACCTCGCGTACCTGTCTGCCCGCGTGCGCGAGACGCTTGACGGCGCGGGCTTCCCGGACGTGCGGATCGTGGCGAGCAACGACCTGTCCGAGGACGTGATTGAGAGCGTCATCCGCGGCGGCGGGCGCGTGGACGTGTACGGCATCGGCACGCAGCTCGTCACGGGCGGCGGCGACGGCGGCGGCGCGCTGGGCGGCGTGTACAAACTCGTGGCGCTGGGCGGGCAGGACCGCATGAAACTCACGGGCGACCCGGCCAAGACCAGCGTACCCGGCCGCAAACGCGTCTGGCGTGCCCGTGACGGGACAGGCCGGTACGCGCTGGACGTCGTGACCGGCGACGACGAGGCGGCCCCGCGGTCCGGTGAGCGCGTCAGCGATCCCGGCAACCCCCTGCGTTCCCGCCGCGTTCCGGACGGCCTGACCTGGGAGGACCCGCGCGTGGTCGTCATGGACGCCGGGCGGCGCACCCGCCCGCCCGAACCGCTGCCGGACCTTCAGGCCCGCACGCAGGCGGAACTCCGGCGTCTGCCGGACGGCACGCGCCGCCTGCTGAACCCCCACGCGTACCACGTGAGCCTCAGCGCCGCGCTGCAGGGCCGGCGGGACGCGCTGATCGCGGCGCTGCGCGACCGGCACGGACTGTAG
- a CDS encoding MFS transporter yields the protein MNDRPTRLRLPDDAVAAPPPDTQTVDQVIEHLRLGPFQYRLLLICGLTFAADAMAVLVMGFALPGVQAHFGLSAGSLTSTLLTVATFAGMLIGAPLWGRMADRLGRRPVFLTTVTMGVVFGMLGAFAPNVWVLLAARVLTGFAIGGTMPVDYALMAEFMPAALRGRFLVIVDGCWVIGTVLLTLVAATTGAWLTAGDGWRWLLALTALPGVVGLFVRLGVPDSPRWLAARGRLEEARAALAQVALLNRRALPPQPLAPPLPASRRASRFAALFGPALRDRLFLLGAAWFGMSLGYYGVFSWLPTYLRANGFALSETYATTLLLAAAQVPGYLLSSLLVEWVGRRATLVGFMLLSALGAYLFLLAATPTAVLLTSALLSFSLLGTWGALYAYTPELFPTLLRASGMGMVSAFARLGSLISPFAGALLLGGQLVQALTVFAALFALSAACVWAVGIETRGQPLRDRETA from the coding sequence GTGAACGATCGCCCCACCCGCCTGCGTCTCCCGGACGACGCCGTGGCTGCGCCGCCCCCGGACACCCAGACGGTCGATCAGGTCATCGAACACCTGCGCCTGGGACCGTTCCAGTACCGGTTGCTGCTGATCTGCGGTCTGACCTTCGCCGCGGACGCCATGGCCGTCCTGGTCATGGGATTCGCGTTGCCCGGCGTGCAGGCGCACTTCGGGCTGAGCGCCGGTTCCCTCACGTCCACCCTGCTGACCGTGGCGACCTTCGCGGGGATGCTGATCGGCGCGCCGCTGTGGGGGCGGATGGCCGACCGGCTGGGACGCCGTCCGGTGTTCCTGACCACCGTGACCATGGGAGTCGTGTTCGGGATGCTCGGGGCCTTCGCGCCGAACGTGTGGGTGCTGCTGGCCGCGCGGGTCCTGACCGGATTCGCGATCGGCGGGACCATGCCGGTCGATTACGCCCTGATGGCCGAGTTCATGCCGGCCGCACTGCGGGGCCGGTTCCTGGTGATCGTGGACGGCTGCTGGGTGATCGGCACGGTCCTGCTGACCCTGGTGGCCGCCACCACGGGCGCGTGGTTGACCGCCGGTGACGGCTGGCGCTGGCTGCTGGCGCTGACGGCCCTGCCGGGCGTGGTGGGACTGTTCGTGCGGCTCGGCGTTCCCGACTCGCCCCGCTGGCTGGCCGCGCGGGGCCGCCTGGAGGAAGCCCGCGCCGCGCTGGCGCAGGTGGCCCTCCTGAACCGCCGCGCCCTGCCGCCCCAGCCGCTGGCGCCGCCGCTGCCGGCCTCGCGCCGCGCCTCACGCTTCGCGGCGCTGTTCGGTCCGGCGCTGCGCGACCGGCTGTTCCTGCTGGGCGCCGCCTGGTTCGGCATGAGCCTGGGCTACTACGGCGTGTTCTCGTGGCTGCCGACCTACCTGCGTGCCAACGGCTTCGCACTGAGCGAGACGTACGCCACCACGCTGCTGCTGGCCGCCGCGCAGGTGCCGGGATACCTGCTGTCCAGCCTGCTGGTCGAGTGGGTGGGCCGCCGCGCGACCCTGGTGGGCTTCATGCTGCTCAGCGCGCTGGGCGCCTACCTGTTCCTGCTGGCCGCCACGCCCACGGCGGTGCTGCTGACCTCGGCGCTGCTGTCGTTCTCGCTGCTGGGCACCTGGGGCGCGCTGTACGCCTACACCCCGGAGCTGTTCCCGACGCTGCTGCGCGCCTCCGGGATGGGCATGGTCAGCGCCTTCGCGCGGCTGGGCAGCCTGATCTCGCCGTTCGCGGGGGCGCTGCTGCTGGGCGGGCAGCTGGTGCAGGCGCTGACGGTGTTCGCGGCGCTGTTCGCGCTGTCGGCCGCGTGCGTCTGGGCCGTCGGGATCGAGACGCGCGGGCAGCCGCTGCGGGACCGGGAGACCGCGTGA
- the nadE gene encoding ammonia-dependent NAD(+) synthetase encodes MQQTIRRELAVQAEIDPAREVERRVAFLGAYLRVAGARGFVLGISGGQDSTLAGRLCQLAAERLRGEGVDATFVAVRLPYGVQVDEADAQRALAFIRPDRSVTVNIKGAVDAASVAAAAALTGAGTEGELRDFVRGNIKARERMVAQYALAGQLNHLVVGTDHAAEAITGFFTKYGDGGVDLTPLTGLSKRQGAQLLAHLGAPPETWQKVPTADLEDDRPGLPDEVALGLTYTQIDDYLEGKPVAPEVAQRLERLYRVTRHKRAVPVTPFDGWWQEA; translated from the coding sequence ATGCAGCAGACCATCAGGCGTGAACTGGCCGTCCAGGCCGAGATTGACCCGGCGCGGGAGGTCGAGCGGCGCGTGGCGTTCCTGGGCGCGTACCTGCGCGTGGCCGGGGCACGGGGGTTCGTGCTGGGCATCAGCGGCGGGCAGGACAGCACCCTGGCGGGGCGACTGTGCCAGCTGGCCGCCGAGCGCCTGCGCGGGGAGGGCGTGGACGCGACGTTCGTGGCCGTGCGCCTGCCGTACGGCGTGCAGGTCGACGAGGCGGACGCGCAGCGGGCCCTGGCGTTCATCCGCCCGGACCGCAGCGTGACCGTGAACATCAAGGGGGCGGTGGACGCCGCCTCGGTCGCCGCCGCGGCCGCGCTGACCGGGGCGGGAACGGAGGGGGAGCTGCGGGATTTCGTGCGTGGGAACATCAAGGCCCGCGAGCGGATGGTCGCGCAGTACGCGCTGGCCGGGCAGCTGAACCACCTCGTGGTGGGCACCGATCACGCCGCCGAGGCCATCACGGGTTTCTTCACGAAGTACGGGGACGGGGGCGTGGACCTGACGCCCCTGACCGGCCTGAGCAAACGCCAGGGCGCGCAGCTCCTCGCGCACCTGGGTGCCCCGCCCGAGACGTGGCAGAAGGTTCCCACCGCCGACCTGGAAGACGACCGCCCCGGCCTTCCGGACGAGGTCGCGCTGGGCCTGACGTACACCCAGATCGACGACTACCTGGAAGGGAAGCCGGTCGCGCCGGAGGTGGCGCAGCGGCTCGAACGCCTGTACCGCGTCACCCGCCACAAGCGGGCCGTGCCGGTCACGCCCTTCGACGGGTGGTGGCAGGAGGCATAG